GTCGCATGAAAGCGTCAATAAGAATTCCATACACGCGAACACACCCATCTATTCCGACAATATGGTCTTGTGTTCGAGTGTGGATAAAGGCTCTACCATGTTACGACTGACAGACGGCGGACGTAAAGCGGAAATAGTCTGGGAATTACCAGAATTAGACAATATGATGGGTGCATTGATAAAAACAGGTGGTTATTTCTACGGGTCGGGTTCCGGTTATAAAAACAAACTTTGGTATTGTGTCGACTGGAAAACCGGAGAAATAAAATGGAAAGAAAAGGTATTGTCGGCAGGTAACATTATTACAGCCGACGGAATGCTTTATTGCTATACCGATAAAGGCGAGATGGCGCTCGTGAAGCCGACCCCTGAAAAATTCGATATTGTCAGTCAGTTTCAGATCACCATGGGTACCGAACAGCACTGGGCGCACCCTGTAATACATAAAGGCATGATGTATGTCCGTCATGGAAATACCTTGATGGCATACGCCATCAAGTAGTTCAACGTTTTAAAATTCAACGTTCAATGTTCGAAAAATCAATGTTGACTTTGAATCCGGAACTTGGAATTTTTAAATTAAACCATATGAAAAAGTTAATTATTCCTCTGATCGTCCTCTTCGCATTAAACCTGTCTGCACAGGATGTGATTGAATGGAGATTTGACCGTACCGGGATTTATAAAGAGACCGGATTGTTGAAGAAGTGGGATGATAAAGGACCGGACCTGTTATGGCACTATGACGGTTTAGGCGAGGGATATTCTTCGGTTTCCATCAGTTCGGGAAAAATATATATTACCGGGATGACAGGCGATATCGGATATCTTTATGTATTTGATATGAATGGTAACCTGCTGGGTAAAAAGAAATACGGAACTGAATGGACAATCAGCCACAATGGCGCCCGTGGTACAGTGATACCCAATGACGGATATTTATATCTGGTTAGTGGTAATGGTGAGTTATTTTGCTTTGACGAATCAGGTCTGGATATCGTATGGCAGAAAAGCATGCGCGACTTCGGGGCTGAACCGCCAAGGCATGGGACAAATGAATCCCCACTGATTGTCGGAGAAAAACTAATCTTTACACCGGGCGGGAAAGAACACAATATTGTTGCACTGAACAAAAAGACAGGTGAGCTGATCTGGAGTTCCGAAGCCAAAGGTGATGTCTCGAGTTATTGTTGTCCTATTTACCTGGATGATCAGCAGATTCCACAGATCGTTACCATGACAGGACATCATGTGGTCGGTATCGATATTTCGAATGGAAATATGCTCTGGTCTTTCCCATTCACGAATCGCTTTTTCGAACATCCTAACACACCGGTTTATGGGGACGATATGTTACTCTGTACAAGTAGTTATGGTGTAGGATCCGTGATGTTGCGGCTGAAAGACGGAGGAAAAAATATAGAACAAGTATGGAGTTCTGTCGATCTTGATTCCA
This DNA window, taken from Bacteroidales bacterium, encodes the following:
- a CDS encoding PQQ-like beta-propeller repeat protein: MKKLIIPLIVLFALNLSAQDVIEWRFDRTGIYKETGLLKKWDDKGPDLLWHYDGLGEGYSSVSISSGKIYITGMTGDIGYLYVFDMNGNLLGKKKYGTEWTISHNGARGTVIPNDGYLYLVSGNGELFCFDESGLDIVWQKSMRDFGAEPPRHGTNESPLIVGEKLIFTPGGKEHNIVALNKKTGELIWSSEAKGDVSSYCCPIYLDDQQIPQIVTMTGHHVVGIDISNGNMLWSFPFTNRFFEHPNTPVYGDDMLLCTSSYGVGSVMLRLKDGGKNIEQVWSSVDLDSRTGHMLKIGGYAYGAGDYKKGSWYCVDWKTGEQLYKDKTIATGAIIAADGMLYCYSEKGELALVRITPEKFDMVSQFPVTMGTGPHWAHPVIHKGVMYVRHGDTLMAYAVK